The following nucleotide sequence is from uncultured Ilyobacter sp..
AGACAGAAACCTTATCTCTATAGGTAACTTCGAAATTTCATCTGTAGATGCTTCTATGAAAAAACTTATGAAAGAAAATCCTACAGCAATATTTGCAGTTACCGACAACCTGGCTGTAGGTGCTATAAATTATCTCCTGAAAAATGGATACAGGGTTCCTGAGGATGTATCAGTTGTGGGAGAAGGAGATTCTGGTATAGCGGAGATTTATAATCCTGGTTTGACGACTATAAAATATCAGTATTTAGAATCAGGAGAAGAGTCTGCCAGAGTTTTGATGAGAATTTTAAATACCGATAAATCAGAAAAAAAAATAATGAATTATAGACTGGTGGAAAGAGAGAGTGCTAGAAAAATATAGCCTTCTCTTTTTTCCGAAATATGGTATCGATACCATATTTCGGAAAAATATTTTTATTGTTTGTTTTTTAAAGTAAGGAGTGGATTTCAAATGGGTATTCTGTCAAAAATTTTTGGAAGTAAAAAAGTAGTTGAAAAAGAAGTAGCTGAAAAAAAAGTATTGGAAATATATTCTCCAATTGACGGCGATGTTGTGAGTCTTTCAGAAGTCCCAGACGAAGCTTTTGCATGTAAAGCTATAGGAGACGGAGTCGCAATAATTCCTTCAGGAGAGATGATATACTCACCAATGGATACAGAAGATATGAGCATATTTGAAACAAATCACGCAGTGTCTTTTGAGTCAAAAGAAGGTCTTGAGCTGATAGTTCATTTTGGGGTGGACACTGTGAATTTAAAGGGAGAGGGATTTGAAAGAATTGGAACAGAAGGATCGGCAAAGACAGGTGATAAACTTGTGAAATATGATCTTGAATATCTAAAAGCCAATGCTAAATCTGTAAAAACTCCGGTAATAATATCTAATATGGAGCTTGTAGAGGAGATAGAGAGAGTATTAGGGAAAGTAAAGGCCGGAGATCTTCTTATGAGGGTAAAAATGAAATAAAAAAATTATTGGTCTAAAAATAGTAATGTTATTATAAAGCTATATAAAGGAGGAATGAAATGGATTATAAGAAAATTGCTCAGGAGATAATAACTGGTATAGGGGGAAGAGAGAATATATCAAGTGCAGCTCACTGTGCCACAAGACTAAGACTGGTACTAAATGATGAGACCAATGTAAATAAAGAGAGTATTGAAAAGATAGAGGGTGTAAAAGGAGCTTTTTCTACTGCAGGTCAGTATCAGATAATTCTGGGACAAGGAATTGTAAATAAAGTATATGCAGAGATGACAGGAATGGGAGAGATAAAAGCCTCTTCTAAAAGTGAAGCAACCAAAGAAGCTATGAAAAATCTTAATATTGTTCAAAAGATTGCCAGAACATTATCGAATATATTTGTTCCTGTAATACCGGCAATCGTAGCATCTGGTCTTTTAATGGGACTTTTAGGTATGGGTGCAAGATTCAACTGGTTTGATTCATCTAGTGATATGTTTGCCCTTCTGGACATGTTTTCCAATGCGGCTTTTGTATTTTTACCGGTACTGATTGCATTCTCAGCAGCCAGAGAATTTGACTGCAACCCTTATCTTGCAGCAGCTCTCGGAGGGATTTTGATACATCCCGCACTTCAAAATGCCTGGACTGTGGGAGGAGGGATCACAGGATTCTTCCAAATTGGAGGACTTAAGGTAGCAAAATTAGGTTATCAGGGAACGGTACTGCCTATACTTATAGCTGTATGGGTGATGTCTCATGTGGAAAAAAATATAAGAAAAATAGTTCCCAACGTTCTTGACATTATCTTGACGCCATTTTTGACAATACTTATTACAGGTTTTGTTTCGCTATTTATTATTGGCCCTGCTGGTAGAGCACTAGGTACTGGAATATCTCTTGGACTGGGATCGGTGCTGAGCGGAGCCGGTGCAGTTGCTGGACTTATTTTCGGAGGACTTTACTCTACTATAGTTATAACAGGAGTTCACCACTCTTTCCATGCTTTTGAAGCTGAAATGATAAAAAATATAGGCGGAAACTACCTCCTGCCTATCTGGTCTATGGCAAATGTGGCTCAAGGCGGAGCTGCCCTGGCTGTATTCTTTAAAACAAAAGACAAAAAACTAAAATCCATCGCACTTCCTTCAGGAATATCTTGCTTCCTTGGGATAACTGAAGCTGCCATCTTTGGTGTAAACTTAAAATTGATTAAGCCATTTATAGGGGCTGCAATTGGAGGAGCTGTAGGAGGAGCCTATGTAGTAATGACCAAGGTCTTCATGACAGGAGTCGGGGTAACAGGTATACCTGGAACAGCCATTGTGTCTACAAATTCTACGGTTAACTATATTGTCGGTATGGCTCTTGCCCTGGCAGCATCATTTGTAGCTACATGGGTAATGGGTTTCAAGGAAAACAATTAAGGATTAAGAGGGACAAGTCCCTCTTATGCTTTATTTTAATTATAAAAAAGTTGTAAAATACGGGAGTGAAGAGATGTTTAGTTTAATAAAAAAAGCCATGGATGAGGTGGAAAATAAAAAGAATATGGTGGAGAAAGATTATCACAGACTTTCTTATCACCTCATGGCTCCTTCAGGGCTTATAAATGATCCCAATGGATTTAGTTATTATGACGGAAAGTATCATCTTTTCTATCAATGGAATCCCTTTGAATGCAACCACAGTACGAAATTCTGGGGACATTTTACAAGTAAAGATCTGGTTTCATGGGAAAATCTTCTGCCTGTATTGGCTCCAGAGGACTGGTACGATAAAAATGGATGTTATTCTGGGAGTGCCATTGAAAAAGATGGTCAGCTAATTCTCTTTTATACTGGAAATGTGAAGGATGACGATGGGAACAGAGAGAGCTACCAGTGTCTTGCAGTATCTGATAACGGAGAAGATTTTGAGAAATTAGGACCTGTTATTGTAAATCAGCCGGAAGGATATACCAGGCATTTTAGAGATCCTAAGATTTGGAAAGAGGTAGAAGTATACTATGCAGTCATAGGAGCCCAAAGGGATAATCTCACAGGAGCAGCAGCCTTGTATAGTTCCGGTGACATGAAGAACTGGAATTTTTTAGGGGAGATAAAGACAAATCTCGAAAATTTCGGATATATGTGGGAATGTCCCGATTATTTTGAAATAAAGGGAGAAGGGGTTTTTATTTTTTCTCCTCAGGGAATACCAGCAGAAGGAGATCGATATAATAACATATACCAGTCTGGATATGTGCTTGGAAATCTAGATCTTGAAAAGGCAACTCTTAATCACGGTGTATTTCATGAGTTAGACAGGGGATTTGACTTTTATGCACCTCAGACAATGATAGATGAAAAAGGAAGAAGGATAATGGTGGCCTGGGGAGGGCTTCCTGAGGTCACTTACCCAACAGAGGAGAAAGGTTGGGTCCACTGCCTCACTATGCTTAGAGAGCTTGAGATAATAGATGGGAAACTGGTGCAAAGACCTGTAGAAGAGATGAAAAAACTCAGAAGGGATTTCGTCCAGATTGAGGACCGGATTTCCGGTAAAAAGACTTATCCTGGTATAGAGGGTGACTCCTTTGAAATGATCTGCAGAATGAAAAGTATAGAGGCTGATGAATTTGGTATAAACTTACGTGTAGGTAAAAATGAGAAAACCACATTGAAATATAATAGGCTTGAAAAAAAAGTCACGCTAGACAGAAGCAGTTCTGGAGAGATCTTTGCTGAAGAATACGGGACAACTAGAAAATGCCCTATTGATTCTTCAGAGATCACTTTTCATATATTTATGGACAAATCAATGATAGAAGTTTTCATAAATGATGGTAGAGAGGTTTTTACTGCTAGAATATTTCCAGATGAAAAAAGCCAGGGAATAGAGTTTTTCTCAGACGGAGAAGCAGAAATAAGTATAAAAAAATGGAATATATGATGAGGTGAAAAAATGAATCCGAAAATAGTGTGTATAGGGGAGCTTTTGATAGATTTTATCTGTAAAGATATAGACAGTGATCTTATTGACGGAGAAAAATTTGAAAAAAAAGCAGGGGGAGCTCCTGCCAATGTATGTGCAGCAGCGGCAAAACTTGGTCAAAAGGTTGGATTTATAGGAAAGGTAGGATATGATTCCTTTGGAAAGTTTTTGGAGAGGACTCTCATAGAGACAGGAGTCGACACCAGGATGCTTTATTTTGACAGAGAAAAACCTACAACTTTAGCTTTTGTTTCTCTGAGAAAAGACGGAGAAAGAGATTTTATATTCAACAGGGGAGCCGATGAAAATCTTTCTTTTAAAGAACTGGATTTGGATAAACTAGAGGAAGTCAAAATATTTCACTTTGGGTCGGCTACAGCACTTTTAGGTGGAAACCTCAAGAAAAGCTATTATGAACTCATGAAATATGCAAAATCTAAAGGGGCCTTTGTTTCATTTGACCCAAATTGGAGAGGAGCACTTTTCGGTGAGAGAAAAGAGGAGTTCAGAGCCGAAAGTATAAAATGTCTTGCTCAGGCTGATTTTACAAAGGTTAGTGACGAAGAGGCCAGAATTATAAGCGGGAAAGAAAATCTTGAAGAGGCCGTTGATGAGATTCATAAATACGGGACAAGGTCTGTTGTGGTAACTTTGGGGAAAGAGGGAACCCTTCTCAGTATAGACGGAGAAAAAGTAGTAGTTGAAAGTATAGGGGTTAAATCTGTAGATTCCACAGGAGCAGGAGATGCTTTTATAGGGGGTGTTCTGTACAAGCTGTCAATGGAAGAAAATCCAAATAAAGTTATCTGTGATTTTGAAAAAACCAAGGAGATAGTGAGCTTTGCCAATAAAGTAGGTGCGATAACATGCACTAAATTCGGAGCAATTGCCGCACTTCCGACTTTAGAAGATGTAGAGGGAATTTAGACAGATAAAATTTGAGTATTTAATAATAACTGCGGGCAAGTTGTGTAATGAATAAAATTGATGTCAAACCTTTTTCAGATGCTGTCTGGAAAAGGTTTTTTTGTATATTTTCTGATTAAGCAGACTGCAGAAAATAAAAAATCCCTTATAAATATTATTTTATAAGGGATTTGGAAATTCACTTGAGAATTACATGTTGAATTTTAGATGATATATTTTATTTGAATTTTTTTTTAAATTCAACATATCCATTTTTTCTCAATTTACATGCTGGACATTCTCCGCATCCATTTCCGATAATGCCATTGTAGCATGTAAGGGTCTCATTTTTTATTATATCAAGGACTCCGAGATCGTCAGCCATCTTCCATGTCTCAGCCTTGTCTAACCACATAAGGGGCGTGTCTATTACAAACTGATAGTCCATTGCCAGACTAAGAGTCGTGTTGATAGATTTTATGAATATATCCCTACAGTCGGGGTAACCGCTGAAATCACTTTGGGACACTCCGGTTATGACATGGTTGATGTTTCTCTGTTTTGCAAATATAGAGGCAAAAGTCAGAAAGATCATGTTTCTTCCATCTACAAATGTATTTGGGAGGCCATCTTTTGGAGCTTCTTTGTCCACCTTGATGTCTGTCCGTGTAAGAGCATTTGGGGCCAGCTGGCTAAGAAGCCCCATATCAAGGATATGATGTTCTACTTCATATTTTTTACAGATATCTTTGGCACACTGAAGTTCCAAATCGTGCTTTTGACCATAATTGAATGATAGGGCGATGACCTCTTTAAACTTTTTCTTTGCCCAGAAGAGTAGTGTAGAACTGTCCTGACCGCCGCTAAAAACCAATACGCATCTGTCTTTGTCTATTATGTTCTGCATCAATAATTTCCTCCTATGATCTGTAAAGTTCCATAAGTCTTCCATAAAGGGCATCATCTGACTTGAACCTTCCCCTTAAGGTAGTAGTAATAGTTTTGGTTCCAGGTTTTTTTATACCTCTGGTGGTCATACATCCATGTTCACCTTTGACTATTACGGCCACATCGTGACTTTGAGTTACCTTCTGGATTATCTCTGCTATATCTTTTCCTATTCTCTCCTGAAGCTGGGGCCTTCTAGAAACCATGTCTGCTATTCTGGCTATTTTGCTGAGTCCGATCACCTTTTCCCTGGGGATGTATGCCACAGCTACTGTCATATTGTACATGAGTGAAAGATGGTGCTCACAGTGAGAAAATATATCTATATCCTTCATGAGGACCATGTCACTTCCAGGCTCGGTGTAAATATCCTCTTCGTCAAAAGTAACTCCATACATCTCTGCTATATCGTCGTTTGTATAGGCGAGACCTAAAAATATCTCTGCATACATGTTTGCCACTCTCTTTGGAGTGTCTACAAGTCCTGGTCTGTCAGGATCGTCTCCTAAGGCTTCTAATATTCCCCTTATATGTTCCTCTATTTTTTTCTTGTCTATTTTTTTCATTTATACACCTCTTTCCTCTGGACTCCATATGATTTTATGAAGCTGTATCTGCAGCCTCACCCTGTTTAATCTGTTGATTTTCATGAATTCTACTATGGTTTCTCCATCAATCGCTCCGTATATAGGGCTGAAAAACAGATGGCATATCTCTGTCAGATGGTAATTGTCCATAATCTCTTTTGCTCTGAGAAGGTCTTGTTCATTCCCCACTACAAATTTTACTGTGTCATATTCTGTGAGGGTCTCAAAATTTTTCATGAGCATCCTGTCTTCCATAAGGCTTGAAGATCCCTTGTAGTCCATTGTAAAGGATAATCTTCTGCCATGATTTTTTCTGAAACTCTGAATGTCTATGCTTCCGTTGGTCTCCACCTCTATACAGAGATTTTCATCCTTCATGAGATAATCAATCAGTTCTCCCATCCCGTCCTGTATAAGGGGTTCCCCCCCTGTGAGGGTTATGTTTTCCACTCCGGTGCTCTTGATGTAATCATAAATCTCTTCCCTGCTCATGAGCTCAAAAGATACATCAGCCTGGTTGGCCCACATGGTATCACAGTAGCTACATCTCAAGTTGCACCCCGCCAACCTTATGAATACCGCCAGCTCTCCTGATTTTTTACCTTCTCCGTTTATGCTGACAAAGGTTTCTACGACTTTATAATTCATCCTATCCTCCCTGCCTTTCATAGATAGCACAGTTAGTAGGAGTCTCATAGACATAGATCCTTTTTACCCTGTATCCCATATTTTCCAGTTCCTCGTAAAACTTACTTGCAAATCTCTCTGCCGTAGGCCTGAAATCCACCTCTATAATATTGAAACCGTCCTCCTTTAAGAATGAAAGGGTCTCTTTTCTCATGGAACCGGCCTCTATAATAAGAGAGTGGTCATAATGGTCCGCCATTTTTTTTACATCTCTTTTTAGATCTCCAAAATCCACTACCATATCTCTCAGTTGTCCCTCGGAAAAAAGCTTCTCTCCTTCCACTTCTGCAACGACTCTCCATCTGTGACCGTGGATATTGGCACATTTTCCTTGGTACCCCTTTAGAAAATGAGCACTGTCAAAATGGTGCTCTGCTGTCAATATATACATCTGATCCTCCGTTATTTTTTCATATGATTGTGTGCAAAATAGCAGCACCCTATGGCCCCGTTGAACTGGGGATCATTTACCTCTGTTATTTTGTCATAGTCGTTTTTCAGGTACTTTTTAATGGCTTCGTTTTGAGCCACTCCACCGGTCACCACCAGGTTTCTTCCACGAAACTTTGTAAGAAGAGGTTTAAGTCTTTTATACATAGAGTAGTTTACTCCGGCACAGAGTCTCTCTAATGAGACCCCTTCAGCTATACATCCTATGAGTTCAGACTCTGAAAAAACTGCACAGGTAGAATTTAGTTCTACGGGATTTTCATGATGTTTTGATAGCTCTTCTAAGGGAGTTTCTAATACAGTACTCATATTTTCGAGATATCTTCCGCAAGAGGCAGCACACTTGTCATTTAGGTCAAGGTCGGTAGATATCCCCTTTTCTACCTTCACCACTTTTACGTCCTGTCCCCCTATATCTAATAGGATAAAGTCCTTTAGACCGCTCTGAAAGGAAGCCCCGTAGACATGGGCCTTTATCTCGTTTATAGGGGTAAAAGTCTCTAAATCTGTGTTATTACGTCCGTATCCTGTAGACACAGCCCGGTCTACCTCGTCTATTCCCAGTTTTTTTAGATCAACTAGGATTTTCCCGTCATAGGAGCAGTAGTCCCGGTAAAATGACACTGTGCTCACCTTGAGTTTTTTCAAGAGTTTCATCTCTTCCATGACGGCTATCTTTACCTCTCGACTTCCTAAATCTATTCCTACAACTTTCAATTTTTTCCTCCGCTAACTTTTTAAATCATGAAGCATATCCAAGAATGCCTCTAGACGAAGCTTTGTCCTGGCATCTAGGGAATTTAGCTTATCCCCCTCTATATTCATCACAGGTATATCTAGTTTTTCCTTTAGAATAATGTCCTCTATGGCCCTGTGGCAGAATGCCTGGGTATAGTGGATTATCCCGTCTAGTTTTCTGAGCTTTATCTGTTCTGTGATATCCTTCAGTCTGTACTCGATATCATAGGGATAGGTGTAGTCGTAATACTGTTCAAAGATATTTTCTGCTTCAACAGCTCTGGGGAAAGCAAACTCCCTCTGTACTTCATTGTATACAAATCTTGCATCAAATTTTTCTACGAAATGGTGAAGGTCTCCCTGCATAGGAGGCACCCCTAAATATCCGAGCCGGAGCTTCTTCGGTTTTTTCTCTCTTTTTTCTATCTGGTTTATTTTTCCCTTGAGAAATTCACCGTATTTTTCCATGTTCCCGTCAAAATCACTGAGGCACAGCTGGAAAAGGTGATTTTCAAAACCATCTGCTTTCTCATCTATATAAGTCAGTTCATCAAGTCTTATGGCATCTTTTCTCAATAGGTTTATCTCTTGTCTCACTTTTTCTACATCTTCTAACGAGACTCTGAAATTATCCATAAATTTACTTATCTCTCTTTTTACTGATTCTCTGGTGTGGCAGTGGGGAAATGCGAAGGGATGTCCCTTTACTCCCTTACTTTTCAGGACCTCTAAGAGAACCTTTGTGTTTGAACAGTCTCCCTCTGTGACCCCTATAATCTCAGTAATATTATTTTCTAGGCACGCCCCGTATATGCCCTTTATCCAGGCACACATACTCTTTGGGAAGCCGCCTCTTTCAGCTATATCTATATATCTATAATACTCATCAGAAGTTATAAAAAGGTTGTTTAGGTCTACAGGTGTATATCCTGCAGCGATTAGAACTTCTGTGGGCACTGTCGTTGTTATTCCGATTTTTTTCATGTGACTCCTTTCTGTGGAAAATAAAAAAAGGCAGAAAATTCTGCCCTAGACAAACGAAAACTTAGTTCTTGAGATTCCTCAAAAACTTAGCCCTAGTTTTGTTTAGAGACAGGATGGTACAAATAAACTGTCTATTAATATTTATGAATTATTATATCATATTTCATATAAAATATAAAGCGGTAAAAATCTTTGATTTTATTGAAAAAAAGAGGGAGATCTGTCATTGTTATTTTTTATCAAATTTTTATAGACTCAAACTTAACAACTGGTTTTAAGGCCTTTGGTTTTAGAAAAAATTTCTGACATATGAGTGACATAGAGCTGACATAGACTTGCCATAAATCAATAATAGAATTCCTTCAACAACAAGTTTTGTGGATATATGGAATTACGTCAACTTCAATGCCATTTGTTTTTAATGTAGATAAAACAGTAGATATTCTAAGTAATTCCGAATCTATACTAGCCCCACAAATACCAGTAGAACAAAACATAGCGGATTCAAAGATCTGTATTTTTTTCATAGTTATTTCCTTCAAATCAATTTTAATAATTTATTTTAGTCATCTAGGCCGTACTCTTACAAAACTTCTTTATTGAACCATCCCTTGGTTTTATTTGCAATTTTTACCAGTGTTAACATTACAGGTACTTCAACTAAAACACCTACAACTGTTGCCAGTGTAGCTCCAGAATTAAGGCCGAAGATTGATATGGCAACCGCCACTGCCAGTTCAAAAAAGTTACTGGCTCCTATCAATCCAGCAGGTGCAGCAATATCATGAGTCGTATCCCATTTTTTTGCCCAGTAATAGGCAAAGAAGAATATGAAAAACGTCTGTATAACAAGGGGTATTGCTATTATTAGTATATGAAGTGGGTTTTTCAGTATTATCTCACCTTGAAATGAGAAAATAATTACTAGAGTTAACAGAAGTCCCGATATTGTTATATTACTGAATTTCGGCAAAAATTTATTCTCGAAGTAGTCCATCCCTCTGTTTTTTATAACTGATTTACGTACTGTATATCCTGCTGCAAAGGGAATCACTACAAATAAGAAGACAGATAAAAACAGAGTGTCGTAAGGAACTGCTATGTTGCTCATTCCAAGCAGTACAGCAACTATAGGAGTAAAGGCAAAAAGTATGATTATATCATTTACTGCTACTTGAACTAAGGTATATGCTGCATTACCTTTTGTGAGGTAACTCCATACAAAGACCATGGCCGTGCAGGGTGCTGCTCCAAGAATAACTGCTCCGGCAAGGTATTCAGTGGATAGGTCAGCAGGTATAAAGTTTTTAAATATTACTTTGAAAAATAGGTAAGCTATAAAATACATGCTAAAGGGTTTTATCAACCAGTTGGTTACAATTGTTATGGTAAGACCTTTCGGTTGTTTTGCACTGTGGAGTATACTTGAAAAATCAATTTTCAGCATCATTGGAAAGATCATCATCCATATCAATATTGCTATGGGTAGAGATACATTGGCATATTCAAACTTACTTAAAAAATTTGGAATCCAAGGGAAAAATTGTCCTATAGACACTCCGGCTACTATGCACAAAGTCACCCATACCGTCAGATATCTTTCGAAAAAACCAATTCCAGTTTGTTTACTCATGAGTATTACCTCCTTATATAAAATAGCTGCTATTCACAGCTTATTGAACCAATGCTAATTTTTTCCAGGTCTTCAGTAAAAATCCCTTCTTTTAATTCATTTTCCAGAATCTCTTTTATAAAAGGATAATCTTCTAAAAGTTTTTCATTTATGTAGTAATATACCCACTGAGCTTTTTTTTCACCAATTATCAGTTTTTCTTTTCTTAACCTACTGATATGTCTAGAGACATTTGATTGAGTTAGGCCAAGAGTTTGCTCTATGTCACATACGCATAATTTATTTTTTCTATAAAGTATATTTAGAATACGCATTCTATTTTCATCAGCAAGAGTTTTTAAAATTTCTATAATATCCATAAAAACCTCCAATAGCATTATATGATTATATACGCATATACTATCATGCAATTTTTCGTTTGTAAAGATATTTTAAGATGTTAAAAATTAGTTTTTGTCTATAATTTAATTAATTAACCTAAGTTGCTACCTTTATTAAATTAAAGTATTGAATTTATCGGGATTCGTTACTTTTCTCTTGAAAGAAGTTTAAGGAAACTCTGGAAAAATTTTCCAGAGTCGAGAGATATAGTTACAGAAATCTGTTCCTTATCTCTCAGAAAAGTTCAAGAATTTTCAAATGTCTAGGAAGTAGATATTTCTTTTATCGCCTTTGTAAGCTACAGTCCTCGGTTCCCTGCGGAACTTATTCTGTAGGACGGCTGAGTACAGGCTCTTTCCTGTATAAGCCCTGCGACTTGAAAATTCAAAAAATCTTCTCTATGAAACTCTTCTCCTGTCTCTGTGTCTTCTGTGACCAAAAGATTTTGTTATTATTCGTGTTAATTTCCCTATCTTTTATTGGTGTTCATTCGTGATAAAATCTTTTGACTTTAATATCGCTCTCCTCCGTGATACTCTCTTCTTTTCTCTGTGGCCAAAAGGTTTTGTCCTTATTCGTGTTAATCTCCCTATCTTTTATTAGTCTCCATTCGTGACAAAATCTTTTGATTCTGATATTCAGATAAATTCAGTAATTTATAATAATTTTTTTTAAGTAGCAACTTAGGTTAAATATACTAAATAAATGCCATAAATATCTGAAATACTCTTTATCTTGAAAAGGCGGTTAAATACAAGAAAGGTACTGGTGATTTTAAGGAGGAGCTGCTTTCCAACATATCTCCAATGGGATGGGAACATATAAAGTTTTTAAGTAAATACACCTTTAACTCAAATGAGGATATCTCTATAGAATTTTTAAGAGCACTAAATCTGCCATAAACCTTGATATTAAAGGGATATCCCGTCATGAAAAATTTATTAGCGTTGTAAATCTGCATTTTCTTGACGGGGCTCCTATTTATGTGCTGCACCAGAGGAGTTTTTTAATTTGAATTTTTACCTACTATTTCATGGATGTTAATCAAGGATATTAATCCAGCTAATGTAGATTCTGCACCCTGATTCTTACTTACCCCATGAGAATCCAATCCGTCTCTACACCCACCATCTTCATAGTTATATATAGGGGTATTCAGGTCATTTTCCCCAAAAAACCATGCCATGCATTTTTTAGCTTCATTTAGCCACCATTGGTCCTTCATAGTTCTATATACATGTAAGCAAGCATTGAGTAAGCACATAGCCTCTACCGGTTGTTGACCAAAGGTAGCTTTTTCTTTATCTTTAGCAAACCACCCCTCATTACCTATTACAGAAAGATGTCCCTCTGGAGCAGTTTGAATTTCTAGCAACCACTTCAAACACTGAATTCCTGTGTTATACATATCCTTATCGTCAATATATTCCCCAGCTAATATTAAAGCGTGGGGTAAAATTCCATTGGAATACGTAACGGTATCCTCAAACCAAAGCCAATTACTCGTCGCTGTATCCCTATATAAACTATGAATTTTTTCAGCTAAAATCCTCTGAAATTCTTTTTTTTCTAGGTCTTCTGGATTTACTTCTAAATATTCCGACAAGCCCAGCACTGTAAAGGCCCAAGCTCTGGGAGAAGTAAAATCTGCCACTACAGAAAGTGCAGATGCGAACAAGTCCATAGCGATAGTACGGATAGATTCATCCATTATATTTTTAATTGTAACTCCCATAGCCCAAAGAGCTCTTCCATGAGAATCTTCACTTCCTATATTTTCTAACCATTTTCTGTCGTAGGACATGAAGTTTGCAAACCTCTTTGTCTTTTCATCAAAAGAATAATTTAAAAAGTCTAAATATTTCTCAATAAAAGGATATACCTCTCCATTCCCTTTGAGCTTGTAATACATAGATGTAGCGATCAGTGCTCTGGCATTATCATCTACACAATACCCATGAGTTAGGTCTGGAATAGTATATTTCGCATGTTGAATTATTCCTGTATCATCCGTCAGTATCTTTAGATATGATAAGTCTATCTCAGGTAATTCATAATTTTTTTTTGACGCTATTACATCCTCTCGTTTGTCTTTTTTTAATATGCTTTTTTTTGTAGGAAATATATCGGTATTCTTTTTCTCTTTGCACTCAGCTATTATCTTCAGATAACTCTTTGCAACCTCCGACCAAATCATAGATCTAGCGTAATCGTAAGCCTTTTTTCTTATGTTTTGACGCTTCTCTGAATTTGCCAATAACATATTTATTTCTCTAGCTAAGCTCTCTGAATCTCTAAAGGGCACCAATATTCCTCTTTCCCCAGCTAACAGCTCTTCAGCATACCAAAACGGCGTAGACAC
It contains:
- a CDS encoding glucose PTS transporter subunit IIA, which encodes MGILSKIFGSKKVVEKEVAEKKVLEIYSPIDGDVVSLSEVPDEAFACKAIGDGVAIIPSGEMIYSPMDTEDMSIFETNHAVSFESKEGLELIVHFGVDTVNLKGEGFERIGTEGSAKTGDKLVKYDLEYLKANAKSVKTPVIISNMELVEEIERVLGKVKAGDLLMRVKMK
- a CDS encoding sucrose-specific PTS transporter subunit IIBC, with protein sequence MDYKKIAQEIITGIGGRENISSAAHCATRLRLVLNDETNVNKESIEKIEGVKGAFSTAGQYQIILGQGIVNKVYAEMTGMGEIKASSKSEATKEAMKNLNIVQKIARTLSNIFVPVIPAIVASGLLMGLLGMGARFNWFDSSSDMFALLDMFSNAAFVFLPVLIAFSAAREFDCNPYLAAALGGILIHPALQNAWTVGGGITGFFQIGGLKVAKLGYQGTVLPILIAVWVMSHVEKNIRKIVPNVLDIILTPFLTILITGFVSLFIIGPAGRALGTGISLGLGSVLSGAGAVAGLIFGGLYSTIVITGVHHSFHAFEAEMIKNIGGNYLLPIWSMANVAQGGAALAVFFKTKDKKLKSIALPSGISCFLGITEAAIFGVNLKLIKPFIGAAIGGAVGGAYVVMTKVFMTGVGVTGIPGTAIVSTNSTVNYIVGMALALAASFVATWVMGFKENN
- a CDS encoding sucrose-6-phosphate hydrolase, with the protein product MFSLIKKAMDEVENKKNMVEKDYHRLSYHLMAPSGLINDPNGFSYYDGKYHLFYQWNPFECNHSTKFWGHFTSKDLVSWENLLPVLAPEDWYDKNGCYSGSAIEKDGQLILFYTGNVKDDDGNRESYQCLAVSDNGEDFEKLGPVIVNQPEGYTRHFRDPKIWKEVEVYYAVIGAQRDNLTGAAALYSSGDMKNWNFLGEIKTNLENFGYMWECPDYFEIKGEGVFIFSPQGIPAEGDRYNNIYQSGYVLGNLDLEKATLNHGVFHELDRGFDFYAPQTMIDEKGRRIMVAWGGLPEVTYPTEEKGWVHCLTMLRELEIIDGKLVQRPVEEMKKLRRDFVQIEDRISGKKTYPGIEGDSFEMICRMKSIEADEFGINLRVGKNEKTTLKYNRLEKKVTLDRSSSGEIFAEEYGTTRKCPIDSSEITFHIFMDKSMIEVFINDGREVFTARIFPDEKSQGIEFFSDGEAEISIKKWNI
- a CDS encoding carbohydrate kinase, whose translation is MNPKIVCIGELLIDFICKDIDSDLIDGEKFEKKAGGAPANVCAAAAKLGQKVGFIGKVGYDSFGKFLERTLIETGVDTRMLYFDREKPTTLAFVSLRKDGERDFIFNRGADENLSFKELDLDKLEEVKIFHFGSATALLGGNLKKSYYELMKYAKSKGAFVSFDPNWRGALFGERKEEFRAESIKCLAQADFTKVSDEEARIISGKENLEEAVDEIHKYGTRSVVVTLGKEGTLLSIDGEKVVVESIGVKSVDSTGAGDAFIGGVLYKLSMEENPNKVICDFEKTKEIVSFANKVGAITCTKFGAIAALPTLEDVEGI
- the queC gene encoding 7-cyano-7-deazaguanine synthase QueC, with amino-acid sequence MQNIIDKDRCVLVFSGGQDSSTLLFWAKKKFKEVIALSFNYGQKHDLELQCAKDICKKYEVEHHILDMGLLSQLAPNALTRTDIKVDKEAPKDGLPNTFVDGRNMIFLTFASIFAKQRNINHVITGVSQSDFSGYPDCRDIFIKSINTTLSLAMDYQFVIDTPLMWLDKAETWKMADDLGVLDIIKNETLTCYNGIIGNGCGECPACKLRKNGYVEFKKKFK
- the folE gene encoding GTP cyclohydrolase I FolE — protein: MKKIDKKKIEEHIRGILEALGDDPDRPGLVDTPKRVANMYAEIFLGLAYTNDDIAEMYGVTFDEEDIYTEPGSDMVLMKDIDIFSHCEHHLSLMYNMTVAVAYIPREKVIGLSKIARIADMVSRRPQLQERIGKDIAEIIQKVTQSHDVAVIVKGEHGCMTTRGIKKPGTKTITTTLRGRFKSDDALYGRLMELYRS
- the queE gene encoding putative 7-carboxy-7-deazaguanine synthase QueE, encoding MNYKVVETFVSINGEGKKSGELAVFIRLAGCNLRCSYCDTMWANQADVSFELMSREEIYDYIKSTGVENITLTGGEPLIQDGMGELIDYLMKDENLCIEVETNGSIDIQSFRKNHGRRLSFTMDYKGSSSLMEDRMLMKNFETLTEYDTVKFVVGNEQDLLRAKEIMDNYHLTEICHLFFSPIYGAIDGETIVEFMKINRLNRVRLQIQLHKIIWSPEERGV